One Pyrococcus furiosus DSM 3638 genomic region harbors:
- a CDS encoding HAD-IB family phosphatase, with amino-acid sequence MKGLIAFDLEGTLTDMISWEILHEKFGTCDKARVHTSLFLSGKITYHEWAEMDVRLWKGRRREEVEEAFSQVTLKPYARELFEWLKKNNFKTAIISGGLMCLARKVGEKLGVDFIVANELKFDSQGRIEGVIVRVTFDNKGEILRQLKQKVNPNVTIAVGDWKNDKSMFEEADISISLGDIDGDYKARDLRDVLEILKSIVRNI; translated from the coding sequence ATGAAAGGGCTTATAGCCTTTGATTTAGAAGGGACGTTAACTGATATGATAAGTTGGGAAATTCTTCACGAGAAATTTGGGACGTGTGATAAAGCTAGGGTTCATACTTCTCTTTTTCTCTCGGGAAAGATAACTTATCATGAATGGGCTGAGATGGATGTGAGATTATGGAAAGGTAGAAGGAGAGAAGAAGTTGAGGAGGCCTTTTCTCAGGTTACCCTTAAACCCTACGCCCGAGAGCTCTTTGAATGGTTGAAAAAGAACAACTTCAAAACTGCTATAATAAGCGGGGGTTTGATGTGCCTTGCAAGAAAGGTGGGAGAAAAGTTAGGTGTGGATTTCATTGTAGCTAATGAGTTAAAGTTTGATTCCCAGGGAAGGATAGAGGGGGTGATAGTTAGAGTTACATTTGACAATAAAGGTGAGATTTTAAGACAGCTAAAGCAAAAAGTCAATCCAAATGTTACAATCGCCGTTGGGGATTGGAAAAATGACAAATCAATGTTTGAGGAAGCTGATATTTCCATTTCTCTGGGAGATATTGACGGAGATTATAAAGCTAGGGATCTGAGGGACGTTCTCGAAATTTTGAAGAGTATTGTTAGAAACATTTAA
- a CDS encoding protein-L-isoaspartate(D-aspartate) O-methyltransferase: MDEKELYEKWMRTVEMLKAEGIIRSKEVERAFLKYPRYLFVEDKYKKYAHIDEPLPIPAGQTVSAPHMVAIMLEIANLKPGMNILEVGTGSGWNAALISEIVKTDVYTIERIPELVEFAKRNLERAGVKNVHVILGDGSKGFPPKAPYDVIIVTAGAPKIPEPLIEQLKIGGKLIIPVGSYHLWQELLEVRKTKDGIKIKNHGGVAFVPLIGEYGWKE; this comes from the coding sequence ATGGATGAGAAAGAACTTTACGAAAAGTGGATGCGAACAGTGGAAATGTTGAAGGCTGAGGGAATAATTAGAAGTAAGGAAGTGGAGCGAGCATTTCTAAAATACCCTCGATACTTGTTTGTGGAAGATAAGTACAAAAAATACGCTCACATTGATGAGCCTCTTCCAATTCCAGCAGGCCAGACAGTCTCGGCTCCTCATATGGTGGCAATAATGCTTGAGATCGCTAATCTAAAACCTGGAATGAATATTCTTGAAGTGGGAACTGGAAGTGGGTGGAATGCTGCCTTGATTTCTGAAATAGTCAAAACGGATGTATACACAATAGAAAGGATCCCTGAACTTGTGGAATTTGCAAAAAGAAACTTGGAGAGAGCAGGCGTAAAGAATGTTCATGTAATTTTGGGAGATGGGAGTAAAGGATTTCCTCCCAAGGCTCCCTATGATGTTATTATCGTCACAGCTGGTGCTCCAAAGATTCCCGAACCACTTATTGAACAGTTAAAAATTGGTGGAAAGTTGATAATTCCTGTAGGTAGCTATCACCTCTGGCAAGAGCTTTTAGAAGTTAGGAAAACTAAAGATGGCATTAAGATCAAAAACCATGGTGGGGTAGCCTTCGTTCCTTTAATAGGGGAATACGGGTGGAAAGAATGA
- a CDS encoding potassium channel family protein, which produces MFALISFILVVVLSIIIVRIGAIALEMTGLSRDVAAFQAQSAYSGTGFTTSESEYVVSHPVRRRIIRILIFLGSAGITSAIATLILTFVGKSKSEALTSLGILVISLVFLYFFFTSKRVERWMRRVIKKFLEKQFPELKVYDYNQLLGLSRGYSISRIQVKENSWLANKTLRKVELDKEGILVLGIYRKTKNGEIYIGAPTGITKILPGDVLICYGPEDSLLRLSMRVKGIKGDIEHKEAIKEAQLRKIKEKMEIENQ; this is translated from the coding sequence GTGTTTGCCCTTATCTCCTTTATCCTTGTAGTCGTGCTTTCGATAATCATTGTCAGGATTGGAGCAATAGCCCTTGAAATGACTGGCTTATCTAGAGATGTAGCTGCTTTTCAGGCTCAATCTGCCTACTCTGGCACAGGCTTTACAACTAGCGAAAGTGAATACGTAGTTTCCCATCCAGTGAGGAGAAGAATAATTAGAATCCTGATATTTTTGGGAAGCGCAGGAATAACATCAGCGATAGCCACATTAATACTTACTTTTGTTGGAAAGAGTAAGAGTGAGGCATTAACTTCATTGGGAATTCTTGTAATAAGTCTTGTTTTCCTTTACTTCTTCTTCACCTCAAAAAGAGTTGAGAGATGGATGAGAAGAGTCATAAAGAAATTTCTCGAAAAACAATTCCCAGAACTTAAGGTTTACGACTATAATCAGTTGTTAGGACTCTCTAGAGGTTACTCAATCTCTAGAATCCAGGTAAAGGAAAACAGTTGGCTGGCAAATAAAACATTACGGAAAGTTGAACTCGACAAAGAGGGAATCCTTGTACTTGGAATATATAGAAAAACGAAAAATGGGGAAATCTATATTGGCGCTCCAACTGGAATCACAAAGATACTTCCAGGAGATGTTCTCATATGTTATGGACCAGAAGACTCATTACTTAGACTTTCAATGCGTGTGAAAGGTATCAAAGGCGATATAGAGCATAAAGAAGCTATTAAGGAAGCACAACTCAGGAAAATTAAGGAGAAAATGGAAATAGAAAATCAATAA
- a CDS encoding P1 family peptidase — MKAPDLGIRIGVFEHGKRNSISDVKGVKVGHVTLIKGRGKLIPGKGPVRTGVTAILPHDGNIYKEKVLAGAFVMNGYSKPVGLVQLWELGTIETPIILTNTLSIGTAIDGLLDYVLRENEDIGVTTGSVNPLVLECNDSYLNDIRGRHVKREHVVEAIESASKDFEEGAVGAGTGMSAFEFKGGIGSSSRIVEVEGKKYTVGALVLSNFGKREDLTIAGVPVGLELKDWPGRGGSGKGSIIMIVATDAPLTARQLNRLAKRAVVGLARTGGYAYNGSGDVVVAFSTANKIKHYEKQEISIRALPDSVLSPIFKATAEAVEEAIINSLLQAKTMDGRDNHIRYALPKEELVRIMKKYGRIEE, encoded by the coding sequence ATGAAGGCACCAGATTTGGGAATTAGGATAGGCGTTTTTGAGCATGGAAAAAGAAATAGCATCTCTGATGTCAAGGGAGTTAAAGTTGGTCACGTTACTCTCATAAAAGGAAGGGGAAAATTGATCCCAGGTAAAGGACCCGTAAGAACTGGAGTCACAGCTATTTTACCTCATGATGGGAACATATATAAAGAGAAAGTTTTAGCAGGCGCTTTTGTAATGAATGGATATTCTAAGCCAGTAGGGTTAGTTCAGCTGTGGGAACTCGGGACCATTGAAACGCCAATAATTCTCACGAACACCTTAAGCATAGGAACAGCAATAGATGGGTTACTTGACTATGTTCTCAGGGAAAATGAGGACATAGGGGTCACAACAGGGTCAGTGAACCCTCTTGTTTTGGAGTGTAATGACTCTTACCTCAACGACATAAGGGGAAGGCATGTAAAGAGAGAGCACGTTGTTGAGGCAATTGAAAGTGCTTCAAAAGATTTCGAAGAAGGGGCAGTTGGGGCAGGAACTGGAATGAGTGCATTTGAATTTAAAGGGGGTATAGGGTCTTCCTCAAGGATTGTGGAGGTGGAGGGAAAGAAGTATACAGTTGGAGCTCTAGTCTTGAGCAACTTTGGGAAGAGGGAAGACTTAACAATAGCAGGAGTCCCAGTGGGATTAGAGCTTAAGGACTGGCCTGGGAGAGGTGGTAGTGGAAAGGGAAGCATAATAATGATTGTGGCTACAGATGCTCCTCTAACAGCAAGACAGCTCAACAGATTAGCTAAGAGGGCTGTCGTTGGGTTAGCAAGGACTGGAGGTTATGCCTACAACGGAAGTGGAGATGTAGTGGTTGCCTTCTCGACAGCAAACAAGATAAAACACTATGAGAAGCAAGAGATTTCCATTAGAGCTCTTCCAGATTCGGTGTTATCTCCCATATTTAAAGCTACAGCTGAAGCTGTTGAAGAGGCAATTATTAATTCCCTCCTCCAAGCTAAAACTATGGATGGAAGGGACAATCATATAAGGTATGCTCTTCCCAAGGAAGAGTTAGTGAGGATAATGAAAAAATACGGGAGGATTGAGGAATGA
- a CDS encoding SPOUT family RNA methylase, which produces MKFIVKTQMDMEAVAGNYIKEILPDAKVTIAPEGYPGIVIVESDNEKALEKILEVPEVEKVYPVLIEVPATLEDIKGAAEEIVKYIKEGESFAVRTKKRGKRDFSSVDVNVVLGARIKDLTNAEVNLSYPDKVVQVEIIGDKAYISVIPGEEYLKWKKYPKDKPDCRKLFKKLTIVQMPYWGDYKTARAFGEKIGRAAQAFEVKELIIAPKEKMNAYELMAFIRGVKEGQESRYQIQKEAYPWEVEKVPVSVWDLYQVIRDKRRSRRLIIITDPKGPTLNEVKDKLAKDMYYAKEVVVFIGSREGIPVGLFRFADYVVDLAPYMTFATEHGIPATLVALWTIYEEELRRRGEISDKED; this is translated from the coding sequence ATGAAGTTCATAGTTAAAACCCAAATGGACATGGAAGCTGTGGCTGGAAACTACATCAAAGAAATTCTCCCAGACGCTAAAGTTACAATAGCCCCAGAGGGATATCCTGGGATAGTTATAGTAGAGAGTGACAATGAGAAAGCTCTAGAAAAGATATTGGAGGTTCCAGAGGTCGAGAAAGTTTATCCAGTTTTAATAGAAGTTCCAGCAACACTCGAGGATATTAAGGGAGCTGCAGAGGAGATAGTAAAGTACATAAAAGAAGGCGAGAGCTTTGCTGTTAGAACAAAGAAGAGAGGAAAGAGGGACTTTTCAAGCGTGGACGTGAACGTTGTACTTGGTGCCAGGATCAAAGATTTGACAAATGCTGAAGTGAACTTAAGCTATCCAGACAAAGTTGTTCAAGTTGAAATAATTGGAGACAAAGCGTATATCTCAGTAATCCCAGGAGAAGAATATCTTAAGTGGAAAAAATATCCCAAGGACAAGCCAGACTGTAGGAAACTGTTCAAGAAGCTAACAATCGTTCAGATGCCCTATTGGGGAGATTATAAAACAGCTAGAGCTTTTGGAGAAAAGATAGGCAGGGCAGCCCAGGCCTTTGAAGTTAAAGAGCTAATAATAGCACCCAAGGAAAAGATGAACGCCTACGAGCTTATGGCGTTTATAAGGGGAGTAAAGGAGGGACAAGAGAGCAGATATCAAATTCAAAAGGAAGCCTACCCCTGGGAAGTTGAAAAAGTTCCCGTAAGTGTTTGGGACCTCTACCAGGTAATTAGAGACAAGAGAAGGAGCAGGAGGTTAATCATAATTACAGATCCAAAAGGACCTACTCTTAACGAAGTCAAAGATAAGCTTGCAAAGGACATGTATTACGCCAAGGAAGTTGTGGTTTTCATAGGGTCAAGGGAGGGCATTCCAGTAGGCTTGTTTAGGTTTGCAGATTATGTAGTTGATTTAGCCCCCTACATGACTTTTGCAACCGAGCATGGGATCCCAGCAACACTAGTGGCTTTGTGGACTATATATGAAGAGGAACTTAGGAGGAGAGGTGAGATTAGTGATAAGGAAGATTAA
- the radA gene encoding DNA repair and recombination protein RadA, whose amino-acid sequence MAGEEVKEIDEFEELGFEPATEETPKKKKKEKIIRSIEDLPGVGPATAEKLREAGYDTLEAIAVASPIELKEVAGISEGTALKIIQAARKAANLGTFMRADEYLKKRATIGRISTGSKSLDKLLGGGIETQAITEVFGEFGSGKTQLAHTLAVMVQLPPEEGGLNGSVIWIDTENTFRPERIREIAQNRGLDPDEVLKHIYVARAFNSNHQMLLVQQAEDKIKELLNTDRPVKLLIVDSLTSHFRSEYIGRGALAERQQKLAKHLADLHRLANLYDIAVFVTNQVQARPDAFFGDPTRPIGGHILAHSATLRVYLRKGKGGKRIARLIDAPHLPEGEAVFSITEKGIED is encoded by the coding sequence ATGGCTGGTGAGGAAGTTAAGGAGATAGATGAGTTTGAGGAATTAGGATTTGAGCCTGCTACAGAAGAAACTCCTAAGAAAAAGAAGAAGGAGAAAATAATCAGGTCAATAGAAGATCTTCCAGGAGTTGGACCGGCTACAGCAGAAAAGCTTAGAGAAGCTGGTTACGATACTTTAGAGGCAATAGCTGTAGCTTCCCCAATAGAGCTCAAGGAAGTTGCTGGAATAAGCGAGGGAACAGCATTAAAGATAATTCAAGCTGCAAGAAAGGCAGCTAACCTGGGAACATTCATGAGAGCAGATGAATATCTCAAGAAGAGAGCTACAATAGGGAGAATTTCCACGGGGAGTAAAAGCCTTGATAAGCTTCTTGGTGGTGGTATAGAAACCCAGGCAATTACAGAGGTGTTTGGAGAGTTCGGTAGTGGAAAAACTCAGCTAGCCCACACACTGGCAGTTATGGTTCAATTGCCTCCAGAAGAAGGAGGGCTTAACGGTTCTGTAATATGGATAGACACAGAGAACACATTTAGGCCTGAGAGAATAAGGGAAATTGCCCAGAATAGAGGGTTGGATCCAGATGAAGTCTTAAAGCATATTTACGTTGCTAGAGCCTTTAATAGCAATCATCAAATGCTTCTTGTTCAACAAGCTGAAGATAAGATAAAGGAGTTGCTCAACACAGATAGGCCCGTTAAGCTCCTAATAGTGGACTCACTAACGAGTCACTTTAGGAGTGAATACATTGGTAGGGGAGCCCTAGCAGAGAGACAGCAAAAGCTTGCAAAACACCTTGCTGACTTGCACAGGCTAGCAAATCTATACGATATAGCCGTCTTCGTAACTAACCAAGTACAAGCAAGGCCTGATGCATTCTTTGGAGATCCAACAAGGCCTATAGGTGGTCACATCTTGGCCCACAGTGCCACGCTAAGAGTTTACCTAAGGAAAGGAAAGGGTGGAAAGAGAATAGCTAGGCTAATTGATGCCCCACACTTGCCAGAGGGAGAGGCAGTATTCTCAATAACTGAAAAAGGGATAGAGGATTAG
- a CDS encoding HVO_0476 family zinc finger protein, with protein MEEYYVCPECGSEDVEVIKERGREVTLRCNECGYVWMITLPKLREIPVIVSKHERSFREKAVLPEDEVIKVGDVIEIENDQVKVLSIELPGGKRVRKAKVAEIQTIWGESLTYPKVFGVSIYLPGGITQSFKVVVDREEEFVVGEVIEVGGYTFKVEMIKTEKKLMRSGKAKAENIVRLMGHAIKGRARRKLKIYEGYDSISAENQ; from the coding sequence ATGGAGGAGTATTATGTTTGTCCTGAGTGTGGAAGTGAGGATGTAGAGGTCATTAAAGAGAGGGGGAGAGAGGTGACTCTAAGGTGCAACGAATGCGGTTACGTATGGATGATCACACTCCCAAAATTGAGGGAGATTCCAGTAATAGTTAGCAAACATGAGAGAAGCTTCAGGGAGAAGGCTGTGCTCCCTGAGGATGAGGTAATAAAGGTAGGAGATGTTATTGAGATAGAAAACGACCAAGTGAAAGTACTTAGCATAGAGCTTCCAGGAGGAAAAAGAGTGAGAAAGGCCAAAGTAGCAGAGATACAGACAATTTGGGGCGAGAGCTTAACATACCCAAAGGTCTTCGGAGTGTCAATATATCTCCCAGGAGGAATAACTCAGTCATTTAAGGTAGTTGTGGATAGAGAGGAAGAATTCGTGGTGGGAGAAGTAATAGAAGTTGGAGGTTACACCTTCAAAGTTGAGATGATAAAGACAGAGAAGAAGCTCATGAGGAGTGGCAAGGCCAAGGCCGAAAACATAGTAAGGCTAATGGGTCATGCAATAAAAGGTAGAGCGAGAAGAAAGCTCAAAATCTATGAGGGCTATGATTCGATATCTGCTGAGAATCAGTAA
- a CDS encoding MBL fold metallo-hydrolase, with the protein MKVVILGSGSYSGTPKPLCNCENCSIARRNPAFRRTRFSLYIEEGKILVDPSPDLHYHLERLNKKVENVFITHAHFDHIFGVPDLQVYKKLIISSNTLGIKVAKELSRLAFGSEVPSGYEWRYEELQFWNEYSFDNFRVIHFPVIHSLEIAGGYLFEIKGRRIGVTGDTGPEILKDEKVKKLLEGVDILIVEMTKRESIPGVHLGVSDSIEFAKVVGASYTVFAHISHTNYSHEVLEKRVRESGVQGEVARDFTIIEV; encoded by the coding sequence ATGAAGGTTGTGATATTGGGCTCAGGTTCATACAGTGGGACACCAAAGCCATTGTGTAACTGTGAGAATTGTAGCATTGCAAGGAGAAATCCAGCCTTTAGAAGGACAAGATTTTCTCTCTACATAGAAGAGGGAAAAATACTAGTGGACCCAAGTCCAGACCTTCATTATCACCTAGAGCGCTTAAACAAAAAAGTAGAGAATGTGTTTATAACCCACGCTCATTTTGATCACATATTTGGAGTACCAGATCTTCAAGTTTACAAAAAACTTATTATTTCGTCAAATACACTTGGCATAAAAGTTGCAAAGGAACTCTCTAGGCTTGCCTTTGGAAGTGAAGTCCCTTCTGGCTATGAGTGGAGGTATGAGGAGCTTCAATTTTGGAATGAATATTCATTTGACAACTTTAGGGTAATTCACTTCCCAGTTATTCACTCTCTCGAAATTGCTGGGGGTTATCTCTTTGAAATCAAGGGAAGGAGAATAGGGGTTACAGGGGATACAGGGCCAGAGATACTGAAAGATGAAAAAGTTAAAAAGCTACTAGAGGGAGTTGATATCCTTATAGTTGAGATGACAAAGAGAGAGTCAATTCCAGGAGTCCACCTTGGAGTTTCAGACTCCATAGAATTTGCAAAAGTTGTTGGAGCAAGTTATACTGTCTTTGCTCACATAAGTCATACTAACTATTCACATGAAGTTCTAGAAAAGAGAGTTCGAGAATCAGGAGTACAGGGAGAAGTTGCAAGGGACTTTACAATCATTGAGGTGTGA
- a CDS encoding DUF92 domain-containing protein, translating to MWAYLAILAMAYVTYKTKALDIKGIIAALLLGVIIVTLGGIIPFIALLAFLVMGTLATKFRYREKRKMGLIDESIRSVGNVLGNGLAPLLFVIVEFIIKQDFGWAGVLSSIAVANADTLASEIGKVFGKNPRIITNLKPAKPGEEGAVSFAGEFAALLGAFVISLFGLSLTEYGIQMIVSVTLAGLIGANIDSLIGATFEKNGYFGNNMTNFIATLLGGLLGMALFLLLV from the coding sequence ATGTGGGCTTATCTAGCAATCTTAGCGATGGCCTATGTCACTTACAAAACAAAAGCGCTTGACATAAAGGGAATAATAGCTGCCCTGCTCTTAGGGGTCATTATAGTAACCTTAGGAGGAATTATACCCTTTATTGCATTGTTGGCATTTCTAGTTATGGGAACTCTTGCAACAAAATTTAGGTACAGAGAAAAGAGAAAGATGGGTCTAATAGATGAAAGTATCAGGAGCGTAGGAAACGTTCTTGGAAACGGCTTAGCCCCATTGCTTTTTGTCATTGTAGAGTTTATAATAAAGCAGGATTTTGGGTGGGCAGGAGTTCTCTCGTCCATAGCAGTTGCGAATGCTGATACTCTTGCAAGTGAAATTGGAAAAGTTTTTGGAAAGAATCCCAGGATTATAACGAATTTGAAACCTGCGAAACCTGGAGAAGAAGGAGCAGTAAGCTTTGCAGGCGAATTTGCTGCTTTATTAGGAGCTTTTGTAATATCTCTCTTTGGACTATCTCTAACTGAGTATGGAATTCAGATGATTGTTTCTGTCACCTTGGCTGGCTTAATAGGGGCAAATATTGATAGTTTAATTGGAGCTACTTTTGAAAAGAATGGGTATTTTGGGAACAACATGACAAACTTTATAGCAACTCTCTTAGGAGGACTATTGGGAATGGCGCTGTTCCTCCTACTGGTGTGA
- the speD gene encoding adenosylmethionine decarboxylase — MDTIGYHYVVEAAGCDPEVIADPNKIREIFLEAAKVGNMEVKASYFFKFSPMGVSGVVIVAESHISVHTWPEKGYAALDVYTCGEKADPEKAVDYILEKFKAKYAHVSELKRGIEEEDSTFTHTILTWEEKLDRRNGNK; from the coding sequence ATGGATACAATAGGATATCACTATGTTGTTGAAGCTGCTGGTTGCGATCCTGAAGTCATCGCTGACCCAAACAAGATTAGAGAGATCTTTCTCGAAGCAGCAAAAGTAGGAAACATGGAAGTTAAGGCTAGCTACTTCTTTAAGTTCTCACCTATGGGGGTAAGTGGAGTTGTCATAGTTGCCGAAAGTCACATTTCCGTCCACACTTGGCCCGAGAAAGGATATGCTGCTTTAGATGTCTATACATGCGGTGAAAAAGCAGATCCAGAAAAGGCCGTTGATTACATCTTAGAGAAGTTTAAAGCAAAGTACGCTCACGTATCAGAATTAAAGAGGGGGATTGAGGAGGAAGATAGCACATTTACTCATACCATCCTAACCTGGGAAGAAAAACTTGACAGAAGAAACGGCAACAAGTAA
- a CDS encoding KaiC domain-containing protein: MVRRVKTGIPGMDEILHGGIPERNVVLLSGGPGTGKSIFSQQFLWNGLQMGEPGIYVALEEHPVQVRQNMAQFGWDVRKYEEEGLFAMVDAFTAGVGKSKEYEKYIVHDLTDIREFIEVLRQAIRDINAKRVVVDSVTTLYINKPAMARSIILQLKRVLAGTGCTSIFVSQISVGERGFGGPGVEHGVDGIIRLDLDEIDGELKRSLIVWKMRGTSHSMKRHPFDITDKGIIVYPDKVLKRGRIYEL, from the coding sequence ATGGTAAGAAGAGTTAAAACCGGAATACCTGGAATGGACGAAATTTTACACGGTGGGATACCTGAAAGAAACGTAGTTTTACTAAGCGGTGGCCCAGGTACAGGAAAAAGTATCTTTAGTCAACAGTTCCTCTGGAATGGCCTCCAAATGGGAGAACCAGGAATATACGTTGCTTTAGAGGAACACCCTGTCCAAGTTAGACAAAATATGGCCCAATTTGGCTGGGATGTCAGAAAATACGAAGAAGAAGGATTATTTGCAATGGTAGATGCATTCACAGCTGGAGTGGGCAAAAGCAAAGAATATGAGAAGTACATCGTTCATGACCTTACAGACATTAGGGAGTTCATAGAAGTGCTTAGGCAAGCAATAAGGGACATAAATGCAAAGAGGGTGGTGGTTGATTCAGTTACAACACTCTACATAAACAAGCCTGCCATGGCTAGAAGCATAATTCTTCAACTCAAGAGAGTTCTAGCCGGAACTGGATGTACAAGCATCTTTGTTAGTCAGATAAGCGTTGGAGAGAGAGGTTTTGGTGGCCCAGGTGTAGAGCATGGTGTTGATGGAATAATTAGACTGGATCTTGATGAAATAGACGGTGAACTTAAGCGTTCTCTCATAGTTTGGAAGATGAGAGGTACAAGCCATTCAATGAAGAGACATCCTTTCGACATAACTGACAAGGGAATTATAGTATATCCAGACAAGGTATTGAAGAGGGGTAGGATTTACGAACTCTAA
- a CDS encoding transcriptional regulator yields MSVEVPLNPITRSEIHQLESILLFATLFRPEVIELIKDPAERLTWVDSLAVAAGAIAREKAGMTVSEIARELGRTEQTIRKHLKGESKAGQLVRETYELIKQGKLDELIKTIEMIEKGGLREVVAKEEYEKLLQEYEKLKQEYEAIKEKVEAAELESLEKAKEEIENLKKKLQKLEEEKKELEKELKEQKVKLIEYEAKAKRAEELENKVKELEQLAKESEELKKKLEEVQAEAEKAKELENRIKELEEEITKLKDGIKKAKEILESLL; encoded by the coding sequence ATGAGTGTAGAAGTTCCCCTAAATCCAATTACAAGAAGTGAAATCCACCAGTTAGAGAGCATACTACTATTCGCCACGCTATTTAGGCCAGAAGTTATTGAACTAATAAAGGACCCAGCAGAAAGATTAACATGGGTCGACAGCCTAGCAGTGGCTGCAGGAGCCATAGCAAGAGAGAAGGCTGGAATGACAGTTAGTGAAATAGCCAGAGAACTAGGTAGGACTGAGCAGACGATAAGGAAACACTTAAAGGGAGAGAGCAAGGCTGGCCAATTGGTCAGGGAGACCTACGAGCTAATAAAGCAAGGAAAGCTTGATGAGTTGATAAAGACCATTGAAATGATAGAAAAAGGTGGATTAAGAGAGGTAGTCGCCAAAGAAGAGTACGAAAAATTGTTGCAAGAATATGAAAAGTTAAAACAAGAGTATGAAGCAATAAAAGAAAAAGTTGAAGCAGCAGAGCTTGAAAGCTTAGAAAAAGCCAAGGAAGAAATAGAGAACCTAAAGAAGAAGCTTCAAAAGTTAGAAGAAGAGAAAAAAGAGCTAGAGAAAGAACTCAAGGAACAGAAAGTAAAACTTATAGAATATGAGGCAAAAGCTAAGAGGGCAGAGGAGTTGGAGAACAAAGTCAAGGAGCTTGAGCAACTAGCAAAGGAAAGTGAAGAACTAAAGAAGAAGCTTGAAGAAGTACAAGCAGAGGCAGAAAAGGCAAAGGAACTAGAAAACAGGATTAAAGAGCTTGAAGAAGAAATAACAAAACTTAAGGATGGAATTAAGAAGGCAAAAGAAATTTTGGAATCCCTTCTCTAA
- a CDS encoding ABC transporter ATP-binding protein, with translation MAGVRLVGVWKQFGSFTAVKDLTLEVRDGEFLVLLGPSGCGKTTTLRMIAGLEEPTKGQIYIGDKLVADPEKGVFVPPKDRDIAMVFQSYALYPHMTVYENIAFPLKLRKVPKQEIDKRVREVAEMLGLTELLNRKPRELSGGQRQRVALGRAIVRRPQVFLMDEPLSNLDAKLRVKMRAELKKLQKQLGVTTIYVTHDQVEAMTMGDRIAVMNQGVLQQVGTPEEVYEKPANTFVAGFIGSPPMNFLDATITEDGFLDFGEFRLKLLPDQFEVLQDYVGKEVIFGIRPEDIYDALFAQVKIPGENMARGVVDIIENLGGEKIVHISIGGLIVTAKFPGESRVKEGDEIDIVFDMKKIHIFNKKTGKAIL, from the coding sequence ATGGCTGGTGTTAGGCTTGTGGGTGTTTGGAAGCAGTTTGGGAGTTTTACTGCGGTGAAGGATTTAACGCTGGAGGTTAGGGATGGTGAATTCCTAGTCCTCCTCGGCCCCTCGGGCTGTGGTAAGACTACAACTTTAAGGATGATTGCTGGTTTGGAGGAACCAACAAAAGGTCAAATCTACATTGGGGATAAGCTCGTCGCTGATCCAGAGAAGGGAGTCTTTGTTCCACCAAAGGATAGGGATATTGCCATGGTCTTCCAGAGCTATGCATTGTACCCCCACATGACTGTTTATGAGAACATCGCCTTTCCACTAAAGCTTAGGAAGGTTCCAAAGCAGGAGATTGACAAGAGGGTTAGGGAAGTTGCAGAAATGCTTGGGTTGACCGAGCTTTTAAATAGAAAGCCGAGAGAGTTGAGTGGTGGGCAGAGGCAGCGTGTGGCACTAGGAAGGGCCATTGTTAGGAGACCTCAAGTCTTCCTAATGGATGAGCCATTGTCAAACTTAGATGCTAAATTAAGGGTGAAGATGCGTGCTGAACTTAAAAAACTCCAAAAGCAATTGGGCGTGACTACAATCTACGTAACCCACGACCAGGTTGAGGCAATGACCATGGGTGATAGGATTGCTGTGATGAATCAAGGAGTATTACAACAAGTTGGGACTCCAGAGGAGGTTTATGAAAAGCCAGCAAATACTTTCGTCGCTGGTTTCATTGGATCACCACCAATGAACTTCCTGGATGCTACGATTACTGAGGATGGGTTCTTGGACTTTGGTGAGTTTAGGCTTAAATTACTCCCAGATCAATTTGAAGTCCTGCAGGATTACGTTGGGAAGGAGGTCATCTTTGGCATTAGGCCTGAAGACATTTACGACGCACTCTTTGCCCAAGTAAAGATTCCCGGGGAGAATATGGCTAGGGGCGTTGTTGATATAATCGAAAACCTCGGTGGAGAAAAAATCGTGCACATAAGCATTGGAGGATTGATAGTAACAGCAAAATTCCCAGGAGAATCAAGAGTCAAAGAAGGAGACGAAATAGACATTGTCTTCGACATGAAAAAAATCCACATATTCAACAAAAAAACAGGAAAAGCAATACTTTAG